Within Butyrivibrio fibrisolvens, the genomic segment ATCTTCTAGAAGCTTTTCTATCTCCGGTCTTCCGACAAAAAATATTTTGTCTGCAGGAAGCAGCTTACACATTCTTTCGTGCTGGTTTGACATCCTTTTAAAGTCTTCCGGAGTTTGTACAATTATTGCATCGAAATTTACAATATCACCCATGATTGCCTCTTAATATAAAAAATAAAATGGTTAACATTCCAGCATATTGAGGGATTAAATATAAATGCAACGTACTTCATATCATATTTTCGGACAAAAACCGAATTTAATATATACTTTTTTTCGTTAATAATTTGAGCTAAAATAAGTTTATGAGGATATTACATTTACCATGAATTTACAAAGGAGATTCGTAAGTGCAATTACCCATAATTGAAACCATATACAAAGATTCCATGGTCATAGAAGACTTACATGAAGTAGCCAGGAAGATAACAATTGTTGAAATTGGTGAAGCAATTTTATTATGGAATAAAACTGCCATCAAAATAGAAGACCTTATTACAAGAGTTGGATCAATTAACATAGATTTGGCCAGAGAATTATTGGATATCTTTAAAAAGAGTCGTCAGGTAACAAGTGACTTTAGAGTTCTGGAACATCTTATCAGTAACGAACTTATTCCTATTATCACAAGAGCAGTTGATATGTTATATGAACCTATGCGCATTGAAGATTCAAAGCGTATTTTTGAAAGGACGCCTTCGGGATTTGTAACAATAACAGATTTAGAAACAGGCAGATATATACATAGCCCCTGGGATCCCATGTATGAGGCGAATCTTCTTGCAGATGAATTATACAGCCCGGATACAGACAGCTTTCACATCCTTGGATGTGGTCTTGGATATCTTGCGTATCAGATATGGGAAAAATCAGAACATTCTGTTCATATTAACATATATGAAGATGATATGGCGATAATTGAATATGCCAGGCAGGTAGGTGTTTTATCCTGGATTGATCCTGATTATATTTCAATATGCGATGCTTCTGATTTAAATGATATGTTGAGACGATTTATAGATGCTACAGAACATGAAGGCGCCTTGGCATATGTAAGTGATTGGAAAGTCGGAATATATGAAGATAGTATATATGGAGATCAGATAGATCAGTTTGATTATAATAAGCGAACAGAACGTCTGTTTAGAAAGAGCTGGGCAATTAACGTTCACCATAATTGTAAACAGGATCTGAAAGATATTGAAGAACTGAAAAAATATTCTGATTATGCAGGTAAAGATTTTGTTGTAGTATCAGCAGGACCTTCTTTGGACGATTCTATAGATTATTTGAAGAAGTGTTCCAAAGATAAAGTCATTGTTTCTATAAATACATCACTTAGAAAACTGGTGATGGAGAATATATCTCCTGATATTGTAGTTATGCTTGATCCGCATAATCTAAGAATGATTTCTCATATCAAAGGTATAGAAGAATATACATATAATATTCCTATTGTATTTCCTACAAATGGTAGTCAAGCTTTTATATCAAGATACAAAGGGCCCAAGTATGCTCTTTATGACTACGAGATGACTCAAAGCGGATTTAAGTGGAATTTCGGAGGAACTGTTGCAAGCCTTGGACTAGATCTTGCATATTTCCTTGAGGCCGGGAAGATATATCTTGTAGGCAGTGATCTGGCTTTTCCATATAATCAAAATTATGCTGATGGAGTTGCTCATAATACTACTGAAGGCATTAACAATATTATCTTTACGCAATCTGTCGATGGTGGTCAGGTCGCAACCAATAATGTATACAATGAATATCGTAGGATAATAGAACACCAGATAGCATGTCATCCTGATATTCCTGTTTATAATATGTCCAGACATGGTGCCGATATTATTGGTACTCAAAAATTTGCAGATGAATTGAAATGACTACTATTATGTGTGTGGCTTATATGTTGGTTCCGGAATGGAGATTATTATGAAAAATATTGCAATAATCCCGGCTAGAAGCGGTTCTAAAGGAATCCCTGACAAAAATATCAAGAACCTTTGTAATAAACCGCTTATCGCCTGGACCATAGAAACTGCTATATCATCTAAGATGTTCGATGAAGTTATGGTATCTACGGATTCCCAAGAATATGCAGATATTTCAAAAGGCTTTGGAGCGCAGGTTCCGTTCCTGAGAGATAGTGTTAATTCATCTGATGTGTCTTCATCCTGGGATGTAGTAAGAGAAGTTCTTCTGAAGTATCAGGAACTTGGTAGATATTTTGACACTTTTACTTTGCTTCAGCCAACGTCTCCTTTGAGAAGCGTTGAAGATATAATAGGTTCTTTTGATCTTATGAAATCCAAAGATGCAAGAACCATCGTTTCTGTTTGTGAAACAAGGGATTCTCCTTATACATGTAATACTCTACCGGGTTCAATGTCTATGGAGAATTTTTTTACAGAGGCTTATAAGAATAAAAGACGTCAGGATCTTCCGATATTCTATAAGTTAAATGGAGCTATATATCT encodes:
- a CDS encoding motility associated factor glycosyltransferase family protein, coding for MQLPIIETIYKDSMVIEDLHEVARKITIVEIGEAILLWNKTAIKIEDLITRVGSINIDLARELLDIFKKSRQVTSDFRVLEHLISNELIPIITRAVDMLYEPMRIEDSKRIFERTPSGFVTITDLETGRYIHSPWDPMYEANLLADELYSPDTDSFHILGCGLGYLAYQIWEKSEHSVHINIYEDDMAIIEYARQVGVLSWIDPDYISICDASDLNDMLRRFIDATEHEGALAYVSDWKVGIYEDSIYGDQIDQFDYNKRTERLFRKSWAINVHHNCKQDLKDIEELKKYSDYAGKDFVVVSAGPSLDDSIDYLKKCSKDKVIVSINTSLRKLVMENISPDIVVMLDPHNLRMISHIKGIEEYTYNIPIVFPTNGSQAFISRYKGPKYALYDYEMTQSGFKWNFGGTVASLGLDLAYFLEAGKIYLVGSDLAFPYNQNYADGVAHNTTEGINNIIFTQSVDGGQVATNNVYNEYRRIIEHQIACHPDIPVYNMSRHGADIIGTQKFADELK
- a CDS encoding cytidylyltransferase domain-containing protein is translated as MKNIAIIPARSGSKGIPDKNIKNLCNKPLIAWTIETAISSKMFDEVMVSTDSQEYADISKGFGAQVPFLRDSVNSSDVSSSWDVVREVLLKYQELGRYFDTFTLLQPTSPLRSVEDIIGSFDLMKSKDARTIVSVCETRDSPYTCNTLPGSMSMENFFTEAYKNKRRQDLPIFYKLNGAIYLSKVKDFLHDGDIYKSGCYAYVMDEKKSVDIDTMLDFKLAELIMSGGF